In Sphingobacterium sp. PCS056, the following proteins share a genomic window:
- a CDS encoding glycosyltransferase family 2 protein — MTLQPYKLSFITVNYNGLEDTRAFLARIENITFSFSYEVIVIDNGSRQDEYALLKAEFPFITGCYSSANLGFAGGNNIGIRMSQGEFLYFLNNDTLLPLEADTQITEMLFFLEQHHEVGGITPKIRYMDPPDMIQFAGCTPLTAITLRNKQIGYQEMELGQYEQNSEIPYLHGAAMLIPRRVVQHIGLMPEEFFLYYEELDWCYRINRHYSLFYYAGALVYHKESASTGIDSPFKTYYLTRNRLLFAYRNRVGMTRILSLFYLVLVANTSKMCSFILNGKWKHVFSIFSGTRAAFKLFKST; from the coding sequence ATGACACTTCAACCGTATAAACTTTCCTTTATTACTGTCAATTACAATGGACTGGAAGATACCCGGGCATTTCTAGCGCGTATCGAGAATATCACATTTTCGTTCTCATATGAAGTGATTGTTATTGACAATGGATCGCGACAAGACGAGTATGCGCTATTAAAAGCTGAATTTCCGTTTATTACAGGATGTTATAGCTCCGCTAATCTGGGTTTCGCAGGGGGCAATAATATCGGAATACGGATGTCTCAAGGTGAATTTTTGTATTTCTTAAACAACGATACCTTGCTTCCTTTGGAAGCCGACACACAAATAACGGAGATGCTCTTCTTTTTGGAGCAGCACCACGAAGTAGGAGGGATAACACCTAAAATCAGGTATATGGATCCGCCCGATATGATCCAATTTGCAGGTTGCACTCCTCTGACCGCCATCACACTGCGCAATAAGCAGATTGGTTACCAAGAGATGGAGCTTGGACAATATGAACAAAATAGCGAAATTCCGTATCTCCATGGAGCTGCAATGCTGATCCCCCGTCGTGTTGTTCAACACATCGGCTTGATGCCCGAGGAATTTTTTTTATATTATGAAGAACTTGACTGGTGCTATCGGATCAATAGGCATTATTCCTTATTTTACTATGCGGGAGCTTTGGTTTATCATAAAGAAAGTGCCTCTACGGGAATTGATTCGCCTTTTAAAACCTATTACCTCACACGCAATAGGTTACTATTTGCTTATCGCAATCGGGTTGGAATGACACGGATTCTGTCCTTGTTTTATCTCGTATTAGTCGCAAATACTTCAAAAATGTGTAGCTTTATACTGAATGGAAAGTGGAAACATGTCTTTTCCATCTTCTCCGGCACACGCGCTGCCTTCAAGCTGTTTAAATCAACGTAA
- a CDS encoding glycosyltransferase family 4 protein yields MAKKKKIIVIEAQRIFRKNKHGMDFVALEMIRGLQQLDPFNQYVIAVGPGEDRCLSETQNFSIVVLDSSNYLIWEQLLLPRLLKKVKADLLHCTSNTAPLNMHIPLVLTLHDIIFMEKKIGNNASMYQNLGRIYRRWVVPKILKKVHTVITVSDFEQHNIATAFPQLRQQIVTVYNGVSSRFKPLTTFVDPRFASWEKGSYWLLLGNTDPKKNLKNTLRAYAYYLQESSLKKKLLLADLDPQHLDKLLTELDLQGIKDYLIVEEYIAHDLLVQVYNKAFAFLYPSIRESFGLPLLESMACGTPVVTSSTSAIPEVAQDNVVYSNPHDIASIAAGMLQLEQDGPLYDSLVAKGLARSTQFDWNQTAAKTLDIYEAVHLSK; encoded by the coding sequence ATGGCGAAAAAAAAGAAGATTATAGTAATTGAGGCACAACGCATATTCCGCAAGAATAAGCATGGAATGGACTTTGTCGCATTGGAAATGATTCGTGGCTTACAGCAACTGGATCCCTTCAATCAGTATGTTATTGCGGTTGGCCCTGGTGAAGACCGATGCCTCAGCGAAACGCAAAACTTTAGCATTGTTGTATTGGATAGTTCCAATTACCTCATTTGGGAACAGTTACTCCTTCCTCGGCTCTTAAAGAAGGTAAAGGCCGATCTGTTGCACTGCACTTCCAATACCGCCCCTTTGAACATGCATATTCCGCTGGTACTGACGCTGCATGACATCATCTTTATGGAAAAGAAGATCGGTAATAACGCCTCGATGTATCAAAATCTGGGTCGTATCTACCGCCGCTGGGTGGTCCCCAAGATCTTAAAAAAAGTCCACACCGTAATTACGGTTTCCGATTTCGAACAACATAATATTGCAACAGCTTTTCCACAATTGCGTCAACAGATAGTCACTGTTTATAACGGCGTCAGTTCGCGATTCAAGCCACTTACCACCTTTGTAGATCCTCGATTTGCATCATGGGAAAAAGGAAGCTATTGGTTGCTTTTAGGCAATACAGATCCTAAAAAGAATCTTAAAAATACACTCAGAGCTTACGCTTATTATTTACAGGAAAGCAGCCTTAAGAAAAAATTGCTTTTAGCAGATCTTGATCCACAACATTTGGATAAGTTATTAACCGAACTGGATTTACAGGGCATCAAAGATTACCTGATCGTCGAAGAGTATATTGCACACGACCTCTTGGTCCAAGTGTACAATAAGGCTTTTGCATTTCTCTATCCTTCGATTCGAGAAAGTTTTGGCCTACCGCTCTTGGAGTCGATGGCCTGTGGTACTCCTGTTGTGACTTCCAGCACATCTGCCATCCCAGAGGTTGCGCAGGACAATGTGGTGTATAGCAATCCCCACGATATCGCTTCCATTGCTGCAGGCATGCTGCAGTTGGAACAGGACGGTCCATTGTACGACAGTTTAGTGGCTAAAGGACTAGCAAGAAGTACACAATTTGACTGGAATCAAACAGCAGCAAAAACATTGGATATTTATGAAGCAGTACATCTATCAAAATAA
- a CDS encoding lipopolysaccharide biosynthesis protein, translating to MKDIQGQLISGVFFTALAKYANLIISLVVTAILARLLAPDQFGVVAIATVAIAFLNLIADIGLSATVIQHKELDRKALSALFSLSVYITLLLSLIFFLCAGVFANWYDQPELRPICQWLALSLLFSGITVVPNALFYRDRLFKAIALRSLVIQLVGGAMSVVAAYQGYGVYALIINPIFSSILIFGISYAKFPLKFTFSFSLQALRPIFSYSFYQFLFNIINYFSRNADTLLIGKYLGMVPLGYYDKSYRLMSLPLQNITQVITPVIHPILSLHSKDLGYLNRVNLKLVSFLALIGFPLAIFLYFSSEELILLFFGPQWELAIPTFKILSLTVGIQLVLSSSGSIFQTAGDTRSLFICGLFSAVVNVTGILLGVFYFKSIEAVAQCLLVTFAINFVQTYWLMYMVIFKASIVPFLTCLWKPVLFAGILAGLLYSADLIFNCNQQLYSFLFKSLVFVPSFALLVWFGGYQADIKQFINRKRGNN from the coding sequence ATGAAAGATATACAAGGACAGTTGATCTCAGGCGTGTTTTTTACCGCACTGGCCAAATACGCCAATCTGATCATTTCGTTGGTCGTAACAGCCATATTAGCCCGATTACTTGCTCCCGATCAATTCGGGGTAGTCGCCATCGCTACTGTGGCTATTGCTTTTCTCAATTTGATCGCCGATATCGGATTGTCTGCAACGGTTATACAGCACAAAGAATTAGACCGAAAAGCTTTGAGCGCTTTATTTTCGCTATCGGTCTATATTACCCTGTTGCTTTCCTTGATTTTCTTTTTATGCGCAGGGGTCTTCGCCAACTGGTATGATCAACCTGAGCTTCGCCCTATCTGCCAGTGGCTTGCCCTCAGTTTGCTTTTTTCTGGGATCACCGTGGTGCCCAATGCTCTTTTTTATCGGGATCGCCTCTTCAAGGCCATAGCTTTACGGAGTCTGGTCATACAGCTTGTCGGTGGCGCGATGTCAGTCGTGGCCGCTTATCAGGGTTATGGGGTATATGCGTTGATCATTAATCCGATCTTCTCTTCCATCCTGATCTTTGGGATATCGTATGCCAAGTTTCCATTGAAATTTACGTTTAGCTTCTCCTTACAAGCACTGCGACCGATTTTTTCCTATTCATTCTATCAATTTTTATTTAACATCATCAATTACTTTAGTCGCAATGCCGACACCCTATTGATCGGTAAATATTTGGGTATGGTACCTTTAGGTTATTACGATAAATCCTATCGCCTCATGTCCCTGCCTCTTCAGAATATTACACAGGTGATCACGCCCGTTATACATCCAATTTTGAGTCTGCATAGCAAAGATCTGGGATATTTAAATCGAGTCAACCTCAAACTGGTCAGTTTTCTAGCTTTAATCGGGTTCCCCCTGGCCATCTTTCTGTATTTTTCTTCAGAAGAACTGATCCTGTTATTCTTTGGACCGCAATGGGAATTGGCCATTCCGACATTTAAAATATTGAGTCTTACCGTTGGTATCCAACTGGTATTGTCCTCTTCAGGCTCTATTTTCCAAACTGCAGGAGATACCAGGAGCTTATTTATCTGCGGATTATTTTCAGCAGTCGTCAATGTCACCGGTATCCTACTAGGTGTATTTTATTTCAAGAGTATCGAAGCTGTAGCCCAATGCCTGCTGGTCACATTCGCGATCAATTTTGTACAGACCTATTGGCTCATGTATATGGTCATATTCAAAGCAAGTATCGTCCCTTTTTTGACCTGTCTGTGGAAACCTGTTCTTTTTGCAGGTATATTAGCCGGGCTGTTATATAGCGCAGACCTAATCTTCAATTGTAACCAGCAATTGTATAGCTTTCTATTCAAAAGTTTGGTATTTGTCCCATCATTTGCATTGTTGGTCTGGTTTGGAGGGTACCAAGCAGATATTAAGCAGTTTATAAATAGAAAAAGAGGAAATAACTAA
- a CDS encoding TolC family protein, whose protein sequence is MNKVYSRLFLFVCLMSTGMRSQAQSAIDQMDMIDLTRLTLPPLETLYENAKNSPSVEMYEAKIETERSKVITEKRNWLKYFKAGGSWQYGNIAINSSFTNENTPLFFQSSGQSQSSYYGTVGVSVPFDDIFDRKNKVKRQQTEQRFAELEKGKWLDEQRIRIVTAYVKAKTALAMLKKNVEDHNVALTNYRMIENEFKSGNANITDLNAAKKLETEAYELFKTSEANIVSEILTLEILSRTKIISQ, encoded by the coding sequence ATGAATAAAGTATATAGCAGGTTATTTTTGTTTGTTTGCTTGATGTCCACCGGGATGCGATCTCAGGCTCAATCCGCCATTGATCAAATGGATATGATTGATTTGACGAGATTGACCCTACCGCCTTTGGAGACACTTTATGAAAATGCAAAGAATAGTCCCAGTGTCGAAATGTATGAGGCAAAAATCGAAACAGAACGTAGTAAAGTGATCACCGAGAAAAGAAACTGGTTAAAATACTTTAAAGCAGGCGGATCCTGGCAATATGGTAATATCGCCATCAACTCTTCATTTACCAATGAAAATACCCCATTATTTTTTCAATCATCTGGACAATCCCAAAGTTCGTACTATGGAACTGTAGGCGTTAGTGTTCCTTTTGATGATATCTTTGATCGTAAGAATAAGGTGAAAAGACAACAAACTGAACAACGTTTTGCAGAACTCGAAAAAGGAAAATGGCTAGATGAACAGCGGATTCGTATCGTAACTGCTTATGTGAAAGCCAAAACCGCCTTAGCGATGCTTAAGAAAAATGTCGAAGATCATAATGTGGCTTTAACAAATTATCGAATGATAGAAAACGAATTCAAATCAGGTAATGCCAATATTACAGATCTCAATGCCGCCAAGAAATTGGAAACCGAAGCTTACGAGTTATTTAAAACCAGTGAAGCTAATATTGTCAGTGAGATTCTGACTTTAGAGATTTTGAGTAGAACCAAAATAATTAGTCAATAG
- a CDS encoding glycosyltransferase: MELVLHIVEGIFFIPFLIWIVYFLIFSIGYRIPRNQQFKQAAHQHRYLVIFPAYKEDAVIVESIRSFYKQDYPEDLYEVVVVADSMQDDTNAGLRQLGATVLIPNYEPRSKAAALNLAITHTQGQPFDAVVILDADNLVYPDFLKQVNQVFDSGCKAVQAHRIAKNDNTDTAYLDGISEEINNSIFRQGHVNLGLPAALTGSGMLFEINWFRQVMPKISSMGEDKELEYHLLLEGIFTNYLEDVYVLDEKVQNRKDLSNQRKRWIAAQIDTFLIAFSGLGTILKTRNWPMLDKVVQWSIPPRIILLGFVPIWIFILYVLAPILMYKWLILYLLFLIALGLAVPNRFYNKRTLVCFLKLPFIFMAILRSFMGIKSGRSTFVHTPHGEKKEDYSN, encoded by the coding sequence ATGGAATTAGTATTGCACATTGTCGAAGGAATCTTTTTTATTCCGTTTTTGATCTGGATCGTCTATTTTTTGATATTTTCCATCGGATACCGTATTCCCAGAAATCAGCAATTCAAGCAAGCTGCTCATCAACATCGGTATTTAGTTATTTTCCCAGCATACAAAGAAGATGCGGTTATTGTAGAAAGCATTCGTTCTTTTTATAAGCAAGATTATCCTGAGGATTTATATGAAGTTGTAGTGGTTGCAGATAGCATGCAGGACGATACGAACGCTGGGCTGCGTCAGTTGGGAGCTACTGTTCTGATTCCAAATTATGAACCCCGATCCAAAGCTGCAGCCCTCAATTTGGCCATCACGCATACGCAAGGCCAGCCATTCGACGCAGTTGTTATTCTAGATGCAGACAATTTGGTGTATCCGGATTTTCTAAAACAGGTCAATCAAGTATTCGATTCAGGTTGCAAAGCCGTACAGGCACATCGCATCGCCAAAAATGATAATACCGATACCGCCTATCTCGATGGAATCAGTGAGGAGATCAACAATTCCATTTTCCGACAAGGTCATGTCAATCTCGGACTTCCTGCAGCATTGACCGGCTCGGGTATGCTGTTTGAAATCAATTGGTTTAGGCAAGTGATGCCCAAAATAAGCTCCATGGGTGAAGATAAAGAATTAGAATATCACCTTTTATTGGAGGGTATCTTCACCAATTATTTAGAAGATGTGTATGTTCTCGATGAAAAGGTACAGAACCGAAAAGATCTTTCCAATCAAAGGAAAAGATGGATTGCAGCGCAAATCGATACTTTTTTAATTGCCTTTAGTGGATTGGGCACTATTTTGAAGACCCGTAACTGGCCGATGTTGGATAAGGTGGTACAATGGTCGATCCCCCCACGTATTATATTACTCGGGTTCGTCCCCATTTGGATCTTTATTTTATATGTCTTAGCACCCATATTGATGTATAAATGGCTGATACTTTATCTGTTGTTCCTGATAGCACTGGGCTTGGCCGTTCCAAACCGATTCTATAATAAGCGAACATTAGTGTGCTTTTTGAAATTACCCTTTATTTTTATGGCGATCTTGCGTAGTTTTATGGGAATTAAATCAGGGCGTAGTACTTTTGTTCACACACCACATGGCGAAAAAAAAGAAGATTATAGTAATTGA
- a CDS encoding acyltransferase, translated as MKQYIYQNKSLKHLVHWLIMSPTRTRPRWYLRMLQFLYVKRGRGSVIYNSVRRDLVPFRQCSIGTRSVVESFSVLNNAVGDLHIGDYTRIGIGNTIIGPVSIGHQVNIGQHVLISGLNHRYEDVQISIAEQGVSVAPVTIADDVWIGGNVVILAGIRIGQHAVIGAGSVVTRDVPAYSVAVGNPAKVVKTYDFNLNCWVKV; from the coding sequence ATGAAGCAGTACATCTATCAAAATAAATCGCTGAAGCACTTGGTCCATTGGTTGATCATGAGCCCAACACGGACCAGGCCTCGGTGGTACTTGCGTATGTTGCAGTTTTTGTATGTAAAAAGAGGTCGTGGATCCGTTATTTACAACAGCGTACGTCGCGATCTCGTTCCTTTTCGCCAATGTTCTATAGGTACACGATCGGTCGTCGAATCATTTTCTGTGCTCAACAATGCTGTAGGCGATCTCCACATCGGAGATTATACACGCATCGGTATTGGCAACACGATTATTGGTCCTGTTAGCATTGGCCATCAGGTCAATATTGGGCAGCATGTCTTGATTTCGGGATTGAATCACCGCTATGAAGATGTTCAGATCAGTATCGCAGAGCAAGGAGTTAGCGTAGCCCCTGTTACGATAGCCGACGATGTATGGATCGGAGGAAATGTCGTTATTTTAGCAGGTATCCGCATCGGTCAGCATGCCGTGATCGGAGCCGGATCTGTTGTGACCAGAGATGTCCCAGCCTATAGTGTCGCAGTGGGCAATCCTGCAAAAGTGGTCAAAACATATGATTTTAATTTAAATTGTTGGGTAAAAGTATGA
- a CDS encoding glycosyltransferase, whose protein sequence is MKEQPLISVIMPVYNTEAYLDMAIQSILEQTEKNFELIIINDGATDGSPDILFKWQQKDQRIQIIAQDNQGLSAARNTGLRHAIGTFVYFMDSDDYLRPDTLDKCVRYAEDSVLDLVFFDADILDDQNKENQQSATFHYIRKKTAPYQVMKGSEALAQLLDHQEFFSPVWMLFIRRSLILTENLQFEVGIIHEDELFTMQVFLLAQQVGYLPEPFFFRRVRANSIMTSAFKWYNISSYLKVAEQLQLFVQQHPVYHAVVDQYLARMLNAAVWKAHGLPPHQRVKLLFILISRWNKYMNIRTYGVLLFKKKK, encoded by the coding sequence ATGAAAGAACAGCCGTTGATCAGTGTTATTATGCCTGTTTATAATACAGAAGCGTATCTTGATATGGCTATTCAGAGCATATTAGAACAAACAGAGAAAAATTTTGAGCTGATTATTATCAATGATGGCGCGACCGACGGCAGCCCGGACATTTTGTTTAAATGGCAACAAAAGGATCAGCGCATACAGATCATCGCTCAAGATAATCAAGGCCTTTCTGCTGCGCGCAACACTGGATTGCGGCATGCCATAGGAACATTTGTCTATTTTATGGATAGCGATGATTACCTGCGCCCAGATACCTTAGACAAATGCGTACGTTATGCAGAAGATTCGGTACTGGATCTCGTCTTTTTCGATGCTGATATTTTAGACGATCAAAATAAGGAAAATCAGCAGTCTGCTACGTTTCATTATATCCGAAAAAAAACAGCCCCGTATCAAGTGATGAAGGGAAGTGAAGCCTTAGCGCAACTATTGGATCACCAAGAGTTTTTTTCTCCCGTCTGGATGCTCTTCATTCGACGGAGTTTGATTTTAACCGAAAATTTACAGTTTGAAGTCGGTATTATCCACGAGGATGAATTGTTTACCATGCAGGTATTTTTGCTTGCCCAGCAAGTGGGTTACTTACCCGAACCGTTCTTTTTCCGACGTGTACGGGCCAATTCCATTATGACCAGTGCCTTCAAGTGGTACAATATATCATCCTATTTAAAAGTTGCCGAACAACTGCAATTATTTGTGCAGCAACATCCAGTTTATCATGCCGTGGTCGATCAATATCTCGCACGGATGCTCAATGCTGCGGTCTGGAAAGCACACGGATTGCCTCCTCATCAACGCGTTAAGCTTTTATTTATCCTCATCAGCCGCTGGAATAAATACATGAATATCCGTACGTACGGAGTCTTATTATTCAAAAAGAAAAAATAG
- a CDS encoding O-antigen ligase family protein, translating into MMQSDHNKWSTLITESHMLLLILILGGLAGAYLFVFAGMSVGLAFYLVPLLLLFIIFCLSSPVCCFFLLYSASYFVMGVARYVTFPMPAGVILDILILFNFLCLCLHYIRGNPIGKLYFNPFLMISIFWMLFCLLEIINPMSSFSNWITTVRNIGIHIVVFQLLVFLNLDNLDKLRLFFGLWGTLIVLGALKAIGQKYIGFDRFESAWLYTYGAHTHVIYSGIRYFSFFTDAANFGCHMGLGIVVFTILSFYEKRVNRRLLYIAVALIAFYGLMISGTRAAIAVPFVGFAFFIVLVKEWKWIVMGAVFLALAFSFFNLTTIGNSNGDIRRMRTAFSFSQDASFNVRLENQKKMRLFMSDHPFGIGLGASKHANEGDLIHGIATDSSFVFIWVETGIVGLILYVLLCLTILGFGTYYVLVVLQDTRIKSIVAASTAGLAGIMVAGYANEVLHQMPTGQTVYILMGIIMLSPVIDKKLAHDTSTV; encoded by the coding sequence ATGATGCAATCCGATCATAACAAGTGGTCAACTTTAATTACAGAAAGTCATATGCTTCTGCTTATACTCATTTTGGGAGGGTTAGCAGGAGCATACCTATTTGTATTTGCGGGGATGTCGGTGGGGCTGGCATTCTATTTAGTACCGCTCCTGCTGTTGTTTATCATATTCTGCCTATCATCACCCGTATGTTGCTTCTTTCTCTTATACAGCGCATCCTATTTTGTTATGGGGGTAGCACGTTACGTCACATTTCCCATGCCTGCCGGTGTGATACTGGATATCTTGATCTTATTTAACTTCCTGTGCCTGTGCTTGCATTACATTCGAGGAAATCCCATCGGAAAGCTCTATTTCAATCCCTTTTTGATGATATCTATATTCTGGATGCTCTTCTGTCTGTTAGAGATTATCAATCCCATGTCCAGCTTTTCCAATTGGATCACCACGGTAAGGAATATCGGTATCCATATCGTTGTATTTCAATTGCTGGTGTTTCTCAATCTGGACAACCTCGATAAGCTGCGCTTGTTTTTTGGTTTATGGGGTACGCTCATTGTCTTAGGAGCATTAAAGGCCATTGGTCAAAAGTATATCGGTTTTGATCGCTTCGAGTCTGCTTGGTTATACACCTATGGAGCACATACACACGTCATTTACAGTGGTATCCGTTATTTTTCTTTCTTTACAGATGCCGCAAATTTTGGTTGTCATATGGGATTGGGGATCGTCGTTTTTACGATCTTGTCATTTTATGAAAAAAGAGTCAATAGGCGTCTTTTGTATATTGCTGTTGCCCTGATTGCTTTCTACGGTTTGATGATCTCCGGCACTCGAGCGGCAATAGCTGTACCTTTTGTTGGTTTTGCTTTTTTTATTGTTTTAGTCAAAGAGTGGAAGTGGATCGTCATGGGCGCTGTCTTCTTAGCTCTTGCCTTTTCCTTTTTTAATCTGACCACCATTGGCAATAGCAATGGCGATATCCGCCGTATGCGGACTGCGTTCTCCTTTTCTCAAGATGCTTCATTTAACGTGCGTTTGGAAAACCAAAAGAAGATGCGTCTCTTCATGAGCGATCATCCGTTCGGGATCGGCCTAGGTGCTTCCAAACATGCCAATGAAGGCGATCTGATCCATGGTATCGCGACCGATTCCTCTTTTGTCTTCATTTGGGTGGAGACCGGGATCGTCGGTTTGATCCTGTATGTCTTGTTGTGTTTGACCATCCTCGGTTTTGGCACTTACTACGTGCTAGTTGTATTACAAGATACCCGCATCAAATCAATTGTAGCAGCTTCTACTGCAGGTCTTGCCGGAATTATGGTCGCGGGTTATGCCAATGAAGTACTCCATCAGATGCCCACTGGGCAGACTGTTTATATCCTGATGGGTATTATTATGCTATCTCCTGTTATTGATAAAAAGTTAGCTCATGACACTTCAACCGTATAA